From a single Camarhynchus parvulus chromosome 6, STF_HiC, whole genome shotgun sequence genomic region:
- the C6H10orf53 gene encoding UPF0728 protein C10orf53 homolog has product MALGVARLAGCEGGSSSCAMSGLKADGHRLILEVVTNWNAVDPVVDRDIVFHCNIYDLDFGADGKLDPLCEEARKAVLNA; this is encoded by the exons ATGGCTCTCGGTGTTGCAAGGCTGGCAGGCTGCGAagggggctccagcagctgtgccatgt CTGGCCTGAAGGCAGATGGACATCGCCTTATTCTGGAAGTGGTAACAAACTGGAATGCTGTAGACCCGGTGGTTGACAGGGATATTGTATTTCATTGCAACATTTATGACCTGGATTTTG GAGCTGATGGCAAGTTAGATCCACTTTGTGAAGAAGCCAGAAAAGCAGTGTTAAATGCTTAA